A single Argentina anserina chromosome 7, drPotAnse1.1, whole genome shotgun sequence DNA region contains:
- the LOC126801976 gene encoding LOW QUALITY PROTEIN: probable prolyl 4-hydroxylase 12 (The sequence of the model RefSeq protein was modified relative to this genomic sequence to represent the inferred CDS: substituted 1 base at 1 genomic stop codon) — protein MASPLLSIFLLLAIFSTSSSADISRKELRSKEFNQEALIRLEHLVDYDRIDPSRVVQLSWRPRVFMYEGFLSDEECDHLISLANGGEAKSSTDYDEPGNSNTNRRLKSLELPLNMEDGIVSRIEEKILAWTFLPKENSRHLQVLHYNFEDAEKNYNYFGNKSTLEESEPLLATVILYLSNVTRGGEILFPDSELKSKAWSSCGKGNTISRPTKGNAILFFSLHPNASVDKTSSHARCPVLEGEMWCATKFFHAKAIPQEHSSSNSDNSDCTDEDDSCPRWADIGECQRNPVFMIGSDDYXGTCRKSCNVC, from the exons ATGGCTTCGCCGCTTCTCtcaatctttcttcttctggcGATCttctccacctcctcctctgCCGACAT TAGCAGGAAGGAGTTAAGGAGTAAGGAATTCAACCAGGAAGCATTGATACGGTTGGAGCATTTGGTTGATTACGACAGAATTGATCCGTCGCGGGTTGTTCAACTTTCTTGGCGACCAAG GGTGTTTATGTATGAAGGATTTCTGTCTGATGAGGAGTGTGATCACCTTATTTCTTTG GCAAATGGTGGAGAAGCGAAGTCTTCTACAGATTATGATGAACCCGGAAACAGCAATACAAATAGAAGGCTTAAAAGCTTAGAACTTCCATTGAACATGGAG GATGGTATAGTTTCAAGGATCGAGGAAAAGATATTAGCCTGGACTTTCCTTCCTAAAG AAAACAGCAGGCATTTACAGGTTTTGCATTACAATTTTGAGGATGCGGAGAAGAATTACAACTATTTTGGCAACAAATCCACATTAGAAGAAAGTGAGCCGTTGTTAGCAACAGTTATTCTTTATCTCTCAAACGTAACTCGTGGTGGTGAGATTCTATTCCCTGATTCAGAG CTGAAAAGTAAGGCCTGGTCTAGTTGTGGAAAAGGTAACACCATCTCGAGACCAACCAAAGGAAAtgcaattttgtttttcagtcTCCATCCTAATGCATCTGTCGACAAGACCAGTTCCCATGCCAGATGCCCTGTACTGGAAGGCGAAATGTGGTGCGCTACAAAGTTCTTTCATGCAAAAGCCATTCCTCAGGAACATTcctcatccaattcggataaCAGCGACTGCACTGACGAAGACGATAGCTGTCCCAGGTGGGCAGACATTGGGGAGTGTCAAAGGAACCCTGTATTCATGATCGGCTCGGATGATTACTAAGGTACATGCAGGAAGAGTTGTAATGTATGCTGA
- the LOC126801974 gene encoding kinesin-like protein KIN-10C, with the protein MASNNPDLTKAPKRRSNTSPRVRLVAKIGGAPDPAAEPSVGASWISVNRDASESVTLSFRDESASRKESYELDSCYDQNEDNGLIFIREVKSLIPGVFEGCNATVIALGARGSGKTSLIQGSSEKPGLAMLAVDEIMSMAEKKGCSITVSSYEVYQDHVYDILDPSRTEVLVLGDAQGKIRLKGLSQVPVKSMSEFSKLYVSGCTTRKQAPKGPAELSLRRHKGLIVYVSSQGENSDTLQVSKLNFIDLAGYEDTRRKSIDCVNHVESSKINKSVYAMINVVNAVSSNGNHVPYRESKLTHLLQDSLGGMSRVLTITCLKPSFCQDSIYMVSLLSRSSQNTNQPVTGSTKKIKGLTRSEVRSSHKGHISMTTSAIEKKQTVSRLPLSEKKLNRPLSSKKENSSMTSAVKGRKLFDERSHLTKSMKANAISDIVSTIEACVAEKEDTISTVTEGTEQLKSENPSSVAFNPVEPIAIMEKDELSDDPKHAELSLNEEKDYLLLDGLKHVEDNSIAEKDASVNDDCSTEEVNPSEDTSSRYALALVDEVHGIEKENNNIPNNENASPPISARLQELALKMKSLCSSTPLCMKVPEEKDTLSDNFFCTDAAEPNALVSNLDISHNDSWELANANNITEPRTPAAKQDITYNDRWEAANVNSPWETLSVRSTGVKQSLVQEYLSFLNTASKEDLIRLKGIGEKRATYILSCREESPEPFKSLDDLQSIGLSVKQVKNLMKNAGEMLFN; encoded by the exons ATGGCTTCCAACAACCCCGACCTCACCAAAGCCCCCAAACGCCGCTCCAACACATCGCCAAGGGTCCGACTCGTGGCGAAGATCGGCGGCGCTCCAGATCCTGCGGCGGAGCCTTCCGTCGGAGCGTCGTGGATCTCGGTGAACAGAGACGCTTCGGAGAGTGTCACTCTCTCCTTCAGAGACGAGTCTGCAAG CCGTAAAGAGTCGTATGAATTGGACTCTTGCTATGACCAAAATGAGGATAATGGTCTGATATTTATTCGAGAAGTGAAGTCTTTGATTCCAGGAGTTTTTGAGGGTTGTAATGCTACTGTCATTGCTTTGGGAGCTAGAGGTAGTGGAAAGACTAGCTTAATTCAG GGTTCGAGTGAGAAACCAGGTTTGGCGATGCTGGCAGTCGATGAAATTATGTCAATGGCTGAGAAAAAGGGATGTTCAATTACTGTATCCTCGTATGAGGTTTATCAGGACCACGTTTATGATATATTGGATCCATCACGTACAGAAGTTTTGGTACTGGGAGACGCTCAAGGAAAAATTCGACTTAAAGGGCTTTCTCAG GTGCCTGTGAAGTCCATGTCAGAGTTCAGCAAATTGTATGTTAGTGGGTGTACTACCCGTAAACAAGCACCAAAGGGGCCAGCTGAACTTTCTCTTAGGCGCCACAAGGGATTGATAGTATATGTATCATCTCAAGGAGAAAATTCTGATACCCTTCAAGTCAGCAAGTTAAACTTTATTGACTTAGCAG GTTATGAAGATACAAGAAGGAAGAGCATTGATTGTGTTAATCATGTTGAGAGCAGTAAAATCAATAAGTCAGTCTATGCGATGATCAATGTTGTTAATGCAGTGAGTTCCAATGGAAACCATGTGCCTTATCGGGAAAGCAAACTCACACACTTATTGCAAGACTCCCTGGGAGGGATGAGTAGAGTTCTGACGATCACTTGCTTG AAACCATCATTTTGTCAAGATTCCATTTACATGGTAAGCTTGCTGTCTCGCTCTTCTCAAAACACCAATCAGCCTGTCACAGGctcaacaaagaaaattaaaggTCTGACAAGATCAGAAGTGCGTTCATCACATAAGGGCCATATATCTATGACCACTTCTGctatagaaaaaaaacaaactgtCTCCCGATTGCCACTCTCTGAGAAGAAACTCAACAGACCTCTTTCTTCtaagaaagaaaatagtaGTATGACTTCCGCAGTGAAAGGAAG GAAACTATTTGATGAAAGAAGTCATTTGACCAAATCAATGAAG GCAAATGCTATCTCAGATATTGTCTCAACCATAGAAGCTTGTGTAGCTGAGAAG GAAGATACCATTTCAACTGTTACTGAAGGAACCGAGCAGCTTAAATCT GAGAATCCATCATCAGTTGCTTTTAATCCAGTAGAACCTATTGCTATTATGGAAAAG GATGAGTTATCAGATGATCCAAAGCATGCGGAACTTTCTTTGAATGAAGAAAAG GATTATCTACTACTGGATGGTCTAAAGCATGTTGAAGATAATTCAATTGCAGAAAAG GATGCTTCTGTGAATGATGATTGCTCTACTGAAGAAGTTAACCCTAGTGAAGATACCAGCAGCAGATATGCATTGGCTTTAGTTGACGAAG TGCATGGCATAGAGAAGGAGAACAATAACATCCCAAACAATGAAAATGCATCGCCTCCAATCAGTGCAAGGTTACAGGAATTAGCATTAAAAATGAAATCACTTTGTTCTTCAACTCCATTGTGCATGAAGGTGCCAGAGGAGAAAGATACTTTATCCGATAACTTCTTCTGCACTGACGCTGCAGAACCAAATGCCCTAGTTTCCAATCTGGATATAAGCCACAATGATAGTTGGGAGCTTGCGAATGCCAACAACATTACGGAACCACGGACTCCAGCTGCCAAACAGGATATAACATACAATGACAGATGGGAGGCTGCAAATGTCAACAGCCCTTGGGAAACGCTGAGTGTCCGCAGTACTGGTGTCAAG CAATCTCTTGTTCAAGAATATCTTAGCTTCTTAAACACCGCTAGCAA GGAAGATTTGATAAGATTAAAG GGAATTGGAGAGAAAAGAGCAACGTATATACTGAGTTGCCGTGAAGAATCTCCTGAACCCTTCAAGAGC CTTGATGATCTACAAAGTATTGGACTTTCAGTGAAGCAG GTTAAGAACTTAATGAAGAACGCAGGAGAGATGCTTTTTAATTAG
- the LOC126801958 gene encoding uncharacterized protein At3g49055, with protein METETQIKGPDSPTATDTSDHDHLLRAELESLRHSHRSLQQKTAAMEERHSRIQTERDDAAARNSELTRAVGEASGERDALREEVKKLEADSREREDEWAMKIDEEVRRKKSLEDEVRLCRERIEKLEMEERERDELLMKCSDSIGPIREELVGIIEGLCDEQCRIESEAESESGLGSEEEGGVWGEIMGIKKLVEAAGARVEEYKEIRHNERRQLGNSVVSLTEENRDISALLRIALVEKEAVEKRLKGGETKRVAILQRVGLGGFGFLMGSGGSEQGLEGKVVEGMGSGASSKSDSSECEEEVVSLASTVEKIMKNLRLEITQLRRSLEESRSDTERLQTLTEKQTQQIAENMLYIKELEDRERVLTENVEAHMSEMKDAEAEVARWREACELEVEAGKNEIEEREKLIAILKKELEKTRAALDISNGKLKLKEELAANAMAAHAAAEKSLQLADSRAAGLRNRIEELSRQLEEAESRERHSRRVRHICWPWRALKVNPANNSHVRRLLPEMQAMLNYNG; from the exons ATGGAAACCGAAACCCAAATCAAAGGCCCAGATTCGCCGACCGCCACAGACACCTCCGATCATGATCATCTCCTCCGCGCCGAGCTCGAGTCCCTCCGCCACTCTCACCGGAGCCTCCAGCAGAAGACGGCGGCGATGGAGGAACGCCACAGCCGAATCCAGACAGAAAGAGACGACGCGGCGGCGAGAAACTCCGAGTTGACCAGAGCCGTCGGAGAAGCCTCCGGCGAGAGGGACGCGCTCCGGGAGGAGGTGAAGAAGCTGGAGGCGGACTCGAGGGAGAGGGAAGACGAGTGGGCGATGAAGATCGACGAGGAggtgaggaggaagaagagtcTGGAAGATGAGGTGAGGTTGTGTAGAGAGAGAATCGAGAAGTTGGAGatggaggagagagaaagagatgagCTTCTGATGAAGTGTAGCGATTCGATTGGGCCGATCAGGGAGGAGCTGGTTGGCATTATTGAAGGATTGTGTGACGAACAGTGTAGAATAGAATCCGAGGCCGAGTCCGAATCAGGCCTAGGATCAGAGGAAGAAGGAGGAGTTTGGGGGGAGATAATGGGAATTAAGAAGCTAGTGGAGGCGGCCGGAGCGAGAGTGGAGGAGTACAAGGAGATAAGGCATAATGAGAGGAGGCAGTTAGGGAACAGTGTGGTGAGTTTGACGGAGGAGAATAGGGATATTAGTGCATTGTTGAGGATAGCTTTGGTGGAGAAGGAGGCAGTGGAGAAGAGGCTGAAGGGCGGCGAGACGAAGAGGGTGGCGATTTTGCAGAGAGTTGGGTTAGGGGGTTTCGGGTTTTTGATGGGGAGTGGTGGCAGTGAGCAGGGATTGGAGGGTAAGGTGGTGGAGGGGATGGGGTCTGGGGCGAGTAGCAAGTCGGATAGTAGTGAGTGTGAGGAGGAGGTTGTTAGTCTG GCATCTACTGTGGAGAAGATCATGAAAAACCTACGCCTGGAGATCACTCAATTGAGAAGATCTTTGGAAGAATCTAG GTCAGACACTGAGCGCCTACAGACTCTCACAGAGAAACAAACTCAACAAATTGCGGAAAACATGTTGTACATCAAGGAGTTAGAAGACAGAGAGAGGGTGTTAACCGAAAAT GTTGAGGCACACATGAGTGAAATGAAGGATGCTGAAGCAGAGGTTGCCAGGTGGAGAGAAGCTTGTGAGTTGGAAGTTGAAGCTGGGaaaaatgagattgaagaaCGCGAAAAATTG ATTGCCATACTGAAGAAAGAATTGGAGAAAACAAGGGCTGCTTTGGACATATCAAATGGCAAATTAAAGCTGAAAGAAGAACTTGCAGCTAATGCCATGGCTGCTCATGCAGCAGCAGAGAAGTCCCTCCAGCTGGCTGACAGTAGGGCTGCAGGACTCCGTAACCGTATAGAGGAACTATCAAGACAGCTAGAAGAAGCAGAAAGCAGAGAGCGCCATAGTCGAAGGGTTAGACATATATGTTGGCCATGGCGAGCCCTCAAAGTTAACCCAGCGAACAATTCACATGTACGACGATTGCTACCAGAAATGCAGGCAATGCTTAATTATAATGGGTGA
- the LOC126801954 gene encoding U-box domain-containing protein 32 gives MGSVEEERVWDVEETIFVAVGSGVKQSETTLFWAVKNFVGKQICLLHVQQPSPHEENSLAELRKLLDEYLLILIGAGVEANEVWIEMDNVEEGIVELIARHDIRWLVMGAAADECYSERLAEIRSNKAVFVCQKAASSCHIWFVCEGHLIYTRGNREDNSEIEITPPLLLLNSASGTEEPEHLSTESILWLRNLDAEEDIDEVEDLSWRLTTLMIEEEEEAAGESYDKVTQAVLDRKNSKQREFKDTTMKWKVEDDAMVAKCRAKAFESLCTKEMAKKKDLEELIATVRQEAEGVKDECDKCIEQVRTVRNKNLVLQDQLAESRCTEKELDEKIVSAVDLLISFREKRDNMQIEHRNAIGKVRQLSTLGKAASISHVEFPMFSFMEINEATQNFDPSQKIGEGRFGSVYKGILRHMHVAIKMLPSYGSKKQLDFQNEVEVLSRVRHPNLVSLIGVCPESRSLVYEYLKNGCLEDHLAGKDKSPPLPWQIRTCIATEICSALIFLHSNIPRIVHGNLKPSNIFLDADFVSKLGDLGIVSLIPLNEDPADIPKICNDPNGTSVYMDPDYLETGKLTQESDVYSFGIILLRLLTARPLSGIVKDVKCALENDSISGLLDVSAGDWPVEQAKELALLAMRCCEKNRLNRMDLSVAHEVMRTSCAASGSCSISKKLLRTPSHFVCPIFQEVMTDPHIAADGYTYEEDAIRGWFKSGHSTSPMTNLELEHCNLLPNHALQYAIHQWQLQ, from the exons ATGGGGAGCGTCGAAGAAGAGCGGGTGTGGGATGTGGAAGAGACCATCTTTGTTGCGGTGGGGAGCGGCGTGAAGCAGAGCGAAACGACGCTGTTTTGGGCCGTCAAGAACTTCGTCGGCAAGCAAATATGCCTCCTCCATGTTCAACAACCTTCTCCCC ATGAAGAAAATAGTTTAGCAGAATTACGGAAGCTTCTAGATGAATACCTACTGATTCTGATCGGAGCTGGA GTGGAGGCTAATGAAGTGTGGATTGAGATGGACAATGTTGAGGAGGGGATTGTCGAATTGATCGCTCGGCATGATATTAGGTGGCTTGTCATGGGGGCAGCTGCAGATGAATGCTATTCCGA GAGATTGGCGGAGATACGGTCCAATAAGGCTGTTTTTGTATGTCAAAAGGCTGCTAGTTCCTGTCATAtttggtttgtttgtgagggtCATCTTATATATACGAG GGGAAATAGAGAAGATAATTCTGAAATAGAGATTACCCCTCCTTTGCTTCTGCTAAATTCGGCTTCTGGAACTGAAGAGCCAGAGCACTTAAGTACAGAGTCAATTCTTTGGTTGAGAAATCTAG ATGCTGAGGAGGATATCGATGAAGTGGAAGATTTGTCGTGGAGGTTGACCACATTAATGATAGAAGAG GAGGAAGAAGCAGCTGGTGAAAGTTATGATAAAGTAACACAAGCTGTGTTGGAcagaaagaactcaaaacaaaGGGAATTTAAAGATACAACGATGAAGTGGAAAGTCGAAGATGATGCCATGGTGGCCAAATGCAGG GCCAAAGCATTTGAAAGCTTATGCACTAAGGAgatggcaaaaaaaaaagatctggAAGAATTGATCGCTACAGTAAGGCAGGAAGCAGAAGGTGTAAAGGATGAATGTGATAAATGTATAGAACAAGTCAGGACAGTCCGGAACAAAAACTTAGTGCTGCAAGACCAACTAGCAGAGTCACGATGTACAGAAAAGGAGTTGGACGAGAAGATCGTATCTGCAGTGGATCTCTTAATTAGTTTTAGAGAAAAACGGGATAACATGCAAATAGAGCATAGAAATGCAATAGGAAAAGTTAGACAGCTAAGCACATTAGGGAAAGCTGCAAGCATTTCTCATGTGGAATTCCCCATGTTCTCTTTTATGGAGATCAACGAGGCAACTCAGAATTTTGACCCATCCCAGAAGATTGGAGAAGGAAGGTTTGGAAGTGTTTATAAAGGGATTCTTCGCCACATGCATGTTGCAATAAAGATGTTGCCCTCTTATGGTTCTAAGAAGCAATTAGACTTCCAAAATGAG GTAGAGGTCTTGAGCAGAGTAAGGCATCCAAACCTGGTGTCACTAATTGGAGTGTGTCCCGAATCTAGGTCACTTGTGTATGAATACCTTAAAAATGGCTGCCTTGAGGACCACCTTGCAGGCAAAGACAAATCCCCACCTCTTCCATGGCAAATTCGGACATGCATTGCTACTGAAATATGCTCTGCCCTTATCTTCCTTCACTCGAACATCCCTCGTATTGTCCATGGGAATCTAAAACCAAGTAATATATTCTTGGATGCAGACTTTGTGAGCAAACTTGGTGATTTGGGAATTGTTTCCTTGATCCCTCTAAATGAAGATCCAGCCGACATCCCCAAAATATGTAATGATCCAAATGGAACTTCTGTATATATGGATCCAGATTATCTTGAGACAGGAAAGCTTACACAAGAATCAGATGTTTACTCATTTGGGATTATATTATTAAGGCTTTTAACTGCAAGACCACTTTCTGGGATAGTGAAAGATGTAAAATGCGCACTAGAGAATGACAGCATCAGTGGTTTGTTGGACGTTTCAGCTGGAGACTGGCCAGTAGAGCAAGCAAAGGAGTTGGCTCTCTTAGCAATGAGGTGCTGTGAGAAGAACAGGTTGAATCGGATGGACCTATCTGTCGCCCATGAGGTAATGAGAACTTCATGTGCTGCCTCTGGATCGTGTTCGATTTCAAAGAAGCTTCTCCGTACACCATCCCATTTTGTCTGCCCCATTTTTCAG GAAGTCATGACAGATCCGCATATAGCAGCAGATGGTTACACATATGAAGAAGATGCAATTCGAGGATGGTTCAAAAGCGGACACAGTACCTCTCCAATGACAAATCTTGAGCTTGAACACTGCAATCTCCTTCCCAATCATGCGCTTCAGTATGCAATTCATCAGTGGCAGCTACAGTAG